The Bombus huntii isolate Logan2020A chromosome 6, iyBomHunt1.1, whole genome shotgun sequence genome window below encodes:
- the LOC126866875 gene encoding 1,4-alpha-glucan-branching enzyme isoform X1 produces MGGKWSSMDPSEVEVPEINALLERDPYLKPYENEIRKRYALFKDYVEKVETGDGTLDKFSEGYKTFGIHIKEDNSVIAKEWAPGAQELFLMGDFNGWNKTANSYKKLDYGKWELHLPPNADGSCPIKHLSEVKIIVKDHNNELLERLSPWATYVTQNRAESVTYKQRIWHPSSENVYKFKYSKPKKPESLRIYECHVGIATEELKVGTYLEFAEKIIPRIVKQGYNAIQLMAIMEHAYYASFGYQVTSFYAASSRYGTPEELKQLIDTAHQHGLYVLLDMVQSHASKNTLDGLNMFDGTDSCFFHAGNRGQHPLWDSRLFNYGEYEVLRFLLSNLRWYIEEYNFDGFRFDGVTSMLYHSRGFGQGFSGHYDEYYGLNVDVEGVVYLMLANHMLHCLYPEIVTIAEDVSGMPGVCRPIPEGGIGFDYRLAMAIPDKWIKLLKEVRDEDWSIGDICWALSNRRWMEKTVAYSESHDQALVGDKTIAFWLMDKEMYTHMSITSPPNPIISRGIALHNLITLITHGLGGEGYLNFMGNEFGHPEWLDFPRAGNADSYHYARRQWNLVDDELLKYKFMNNWDRAINTLEEKYGWLHAGPAYVSWKHEEDKVIVFDRAELVFVFNFHPIKSFPDYTIGVKNAGTYKVLLCSDDKDFGGENRVDTNVQHFTKPEPFSNYSNNMMIYIPCRTAIIYVRET; encoded by the exons atggGAGGAAAATGGTCAAGTATGGATCCTTCTGAAGTCGAAGTTCCAGAAATAAATGCTTTATTGGAAAGAGATCCATACCTAAAACCTTATGAAAATGAGATTCGCAAAAG ATATGCTTTATTTAAAGACTATGTAGAAAAAGTGGAAACCGGCGATGGCACTTTGGATAAATTTTCAGAAGGTTATAAAACTTTTGGAATTCATATAAAAGAAGACAATAGTGTTATTGCAAAAGAATGGGCACCGGGTGCacaagaattatttttaatgggAGATTTTA aTGGTTGGAATAAGACAGCTAATTCATACAAAAAATTGGATTATGGTAAATGGGAATTACATTTACCTCCTAATGCTGATGGTAGTTGCCCTATAAAACATCTTTCAGAAGtcaaaataattgtaaaagatCATAACAATGAATTATTGGAACGATTAAGCCCTTGGGCTACATATGTTACACAAAATCGAGCAGAAAGTGTTACATATAAACAACGTATATGGCACCCAtcatctgaaaat gtttataaatttaaatattccaaaCCAAAAAAGCCAGAAAGTCTCAGAATATATGAATGTCATGTTGGTATTGCCACTGAAGAATTGAAAGTTGGCACATATTTAGAATTTGCTGAAAAAATAATTCCTCGCATTGTAAAACAAGGCTATAATGCTATTCAACTGATGGCTATTATGGAGCATGCCTATTATGCAAGTTTTGGATATCAG gTGACTTCATTTTATGCTGCTTCATCTCGTTATGGTACACCAGAAGAATTAAAGCAGTTAATAGATACAGCACATCAACATggtttatatgttttattggATATGGTGCAGTCACACGCATCAAAAAATACATTAGATGGATTAAATATGTTCGATGGTACCGACTCTTGTTTCTTCCATGCTGGTAATCGTGGTCAACATCCGCTTTGGGACAGTAGACTTTTTAATTATGGAGAATACGAAGTGTTGCGATTTTTACTTTCCAACTTACGTTGGTACATTGAGGAATATAATTTTGACGGATTTAG atttgaTGGAGTTACATCAATGTTATATCATTCAAGAGGATTTGGACAAGGTTTTAGTGGCCACTATGACGAATATTATGGTCTTAATGTTGATGTTGAAGGTGTAGTATATTTAATGCTTGCAAATCATATGCTGCATTGTTTGTATCCAGAAATTGTTACAATAGCTGAAGATGTTAGTGGAATGCCTGGGGTTTGCAG GCCAATTCCTGAAGGCGGTATAGGATTTGATTATAGATTAGCTATGGCGATTCCtgataaatggattaaacTTTTAAAAGAGGTGAGAGATGAAGATTGGAGTattggagatatttgttggGCACTAAGTAATCGAAGATGGATGGAAAAAACAGTGGCTTATTCAGAATCTCATGATCAAGCTCTTGTAGGTGATAAAACAATTGCATTTTGGCTTATGGACAAAGAAATGTACACACATATGAGTATAACGAGTCCACCTAACCCAATCATAAGTCGTGGAATTGCTCTTCATAATCTTATCACATTAATTACACACGGATTGGGAGGTGAAGGTTACTTAAATTTTATGG GTAATGAATTTGGACATCCGGAATGGTTGGATTTTCCACGAGCTGGTAATGCAGATAGTTACCATTATGCTAGGAGACAGTGGAATTTAGTAGATGATGAGTTactaaaatacaaatttatgaATAATTGGGATCGTGCTATAAATACTCTTGAAGAAAAATACGGATGGTTGCATGCAGGCCCT GCATATGTAAGTTGGAAACATGAAGAGGACAAAGTAATTGTTTTCGATCGAGCAGAACTTGTATTTGTGTTTAATTTTCATCCAATCAAATCATTTCCTGATTATACTATTGGAGTAAAAAATGCAGGAACTTATAAGGTTCTATTATGTAGTGATGATAAAGATTTTGGTGGGGAAAACCGTGTTGATACTAATGTACAACATTTTACCAAACCAGAACcattttctaattattcaaataatatgATGATTTACATTCCTTGTCGTACAGCTATTATTTATGTTCGAG aAACTTAA
- the LOC126866880 gene encoding mitochondrial import inner membrane translocase subunit Tim29: MRKKIFKMSATMRAALLQRWKNYWTSIYMDYKETALDIAKSLKEHPIKASIYFSLLGSYVYLRRHNPDERSFKEHLLENTIKVMQVGEAIRNPKSEQYLQWLSQSYNEGIVRRLDLGIVSLIWLDNYDKMCSLYKVACPYLKTQYLTFYQRVVDIGFLDKWWILENKMKDYDVNEAQFSDVKYK, encoded by the exons atgagaaagaaaattttcaaaatgtcaGCAACAATGAGAGCAGCGCTTCTCCAACGATGGA AGAACTATTGGACGAGTATTTATATGGATTATAAAGAAACAGCATTGGATATTGCTAAAAGTTTAAAAGAACATCCTATTAAAGcatctatttatttttctc TTTTAGGATCCTATGTATATCTACGCAGGCATAATCCAGATGAGCGTTCCTTCAAAGaacatttattagaaaatactaTAAAAGTAATGCAAGTGGGAGAAGCTATACGTAATCCAAAGTCTGAACAATATCTACAATGGTTAAGCCAATCTTACAATGAAGGAATTGTGCGGCGGCTGGATTTAGGTATAGTTAGTTTAATCTGGTTAGATAACTATGACAAAATGTGTTCCTTGTACAAAGTTGCTTGTCCTTACTTAAAAACACAATATCTAACCTTTTATCAAAGAGTAGTAGATATTGGATTTTTAGATAAATGGTGGATCTTAgagaataaaatgaaagattacGATGTAAATGAAGCACAATTTAGtgatgtaaaatataaataa
- the LOC126866875 gene encoding 1,4-alpha-glucan-branching enzyme isoform X2 — protein MGDFNGWNKTANSYKKLDYGKWELHLPPNADGSCPIKHLSEVKIIVKDHNNELLERLSPWATYVTQNRAESVTYKQRIWHPSSENVYKFKYSKPKKPESLRIYECHVGIATEELKVGTYLEFAEKIIPRIVKQGYNAIQLMAIMEHAYYASFGYQVTSFYAASSRYGTPEELKQLIDTAHQHGLYVLLDMVQSHASKNTLDGLNMFDGTDSCFFHAGNRGQHPLWDSRLFNYGEYEVLRFLLSNLRWYIEEYNFDGFRFDGVTSMLYHSRGFGQGFSGHYDEYYGLNVDVEGVVYLMLANHMLHCLYPEIVTIAEDVSGMPGVCRPIPEGGIGFDYRLAMAIPDKWIKLLKEVRDEDWSIGDICWALSNRRWMEKTVAYSESHDQALVGDKTIAFWLMDKEMYTHMSITSPPNPIISRGIALHNLITLITHGLGGEGYLNFMGNEFGHPEWLDFPRAGNADSYHYARRQWNLVDDELLKYKFMNNWDRAINTLEEKYGWLHAGPAYVSWKHEEDKVIVFDRAELVFVFNFHPIKSFPDYTIGVKNAGTYKVLLCSDDKDFGGENRVDTNVQHFTKPEPFSNYSNNMMIYIPCRTAIIYVRET, from the exons atgggAGATTTTA aTGGTTGGAATAAGACAGCTAATTCATACAAAAAATTGGATTATGGTAAATGGGAATTACATTTACCTCCTAATGCTGATGGTAGTTGCCCTATAAAACATCTTTCAGAAGtcaaaataattgtaaaagatCATAACAATGAATTATTGGAACGATTAAGCCCTTGGGCTACATATGTTACACAAAATCGAGCAGAAAGTGTTACATATAAACAACGTATATGGCACCCAtcatctgaaaat gtttataaatttaaatattccaaaCCAAAAAAGCCAGAAAGTCTCAGAATATATGAATGTCATGTTGGTATTGCCACTGAAGAATTGAAAGTTGGCACATATTTAGAATTTGCTGAAAAAATAATTCCTCGCATTGTAAAACAAGGCTATAATGCTATTCAACTGATGGCTATTATGGAGCATGCCTATTATGCAAGTTTTGGATATCAG gTGACTTCATTTTATGCTGCTTCATCTCGTTATGGTACACCAGAAGAATTAAAGCAGTTAATAGATACAGCACATCAACATggtttatatgttttattggATATGGTGCAGTCACACGCATCAAAAAATACATTAGATGGATTAAATATGTTCGATGGTACCGACTCTTGTTTCTTCCATGCTGGTAATCGTGGTCAACATCCGCTTTGGGACAGTAGACTTTTTAATTATGGAGAATACGAAGTGTTGCGATTTTTACTTTCCAACTTACGTTGGTACATTGAGGAATATAATTTTGACGGATTTAG atttgaTGGAGTTACATCAATGTTATATCATTCAAGAGGATTTGGACAAGGTTTTAGTGGCCACTATGACGAATATTATGGTCTTAATGTTGATGTTGAAGGTGTAGTATATTTAATGCTTGCAAATCATATGCTGCATTGTTTGTATCCAGAAATTGTTACAATAGCTGAAGATGTTAGTGGAATGCCTGGGGTTTGCAG GCCAATTCCTGAAGGCGGTATAGGATTTGATTATAGATTAGCTATGGCGATTCCtgataaatggattaaacTTTTAAAAGAGGTGAGAGATGAAGATTGGAGTattggagatatttgttggGCACTAAGTAATCGAAGATGGATGGAAAAAACAGTGGCTTATTCAGAATCTCATGATCAAGCTCTTGTAGGTGATAAAACAATTGCATTTTGGCTTATGGACAAAGAAATGTACACACATATGAGTATAACGAGTCCACCTAACCCAATCATAAGTCGTGGAATTGCTCTTCATAATCTTATCACATTAATTACACACGGATTGGGAGGTGAAGGTTACTTAAATTTTATGG GTAATGAATTTGGACATCCGGAATGGTTGGATTTTCCACGAGCTGGTAATGCAGATAGTTACCATTATGCTAGGAGACAGTGGAATTTAGTAGATGATGAGTTactaaaatacaaatttatgaATAATTGGGATCGTGCTATAAATACTCTTGAAGAAAAATACGGATGGTTGCATGCAGGCCCT GCATATGTAAGTTGGAAACATGAAGAGGACAAAGTAATTGTTTTCGATCGAGCAGAACTTGTATTTGTGTTTAATTTTCATCCAATCAAATCATTTCCTGATTATACTATTGGAGTAAAAAATGCAGGAACTTATAAGGTTCTATTATGTAGTGATGATAAAGATTTTGGTGGGGAAAACCGTGTTGATACTAATGTACAACATTTTACCAAACCAGAACcattttctaattattcaaataatatgATGATTTACATTCCTTGTCGTACAGCTATTATTTATGTTCGAG aAACTTAA
- the LOC126866879 gene encoding ceramide synthase 6, which produces MDILRNVSSAFWSTDVWLPPNITWEDIKPNSDNKYADYQHLIYPLPMAFVLLIIRYALERYCFAPIGKSLGIKNTRTKKATPNEILEKAYRSRKIKHKQILALAKQLDWSERQVERWLRLRRTQDKPSTLTKFCENSWRCLYYIYSFLYGLIILWDKPWLWDINHCYYNYPYHPVSNDIWWYYMISMAFYWSLSFSQFFDVKRKDFWQMFIHHIATIVLMCFSWVGNLTRIGSLVLLVHDCADIFLEAAKMAKYANYQKLCDCIFVIFTVLWIVTRIGVYPFWIIYSTSIKAPKIVPMFPAYYIFNSLLILLLFLHMIWTYLILKIAYNAFYAGQMEGDIRSSSSEDISDNSIDSTPLNNSTNYVTKQNSRQKVH; this is translated from the exons ATGGATATATTAAGGAATGTATCGTCGGCTTTTTGGTCAACTGATGTTTGGTTACCGCCTAATATAACGTGGGAAGATATCAAACCAAATTCAGATAATAAATATGCAGACTatcaacatttaatttatccTCTGCCTATGGCATTTGTTCTTTTGATAATTAGATACGCCCTAGAAAG GTACTGTTTTGCACCCATTGGTAAGTCCCTtggtataaaaaatacaagaacAAAAAAAGCTACACCAAATGAAATACTAGAAAAAGCCTATCGTAGcagaaaaattaaacataaaCAG ATCCTGGCACTGGCTAAACAATTAGATTGGTCTGAACGACAAGTAGAAAGATGGTTGCGATTAAGACGTACTCAGGATAAGCCATCAACACTTACAAAATTTTGTGAGAACAG CTGGCGCTGcttatattacatatactcATTTCTCTATGGACTAATTATTTTATGGGACAAGCCATGGTTGTGGGACATAAATCACTGTTATTATAATTATCCATATCATCCAGTTTCAAATGATATATGGTGGTACTATATGATATCAATGGCGTTTTACTGGTCTCTAAgtttttctcaattttttgatgtaaaaagaaaagatttttGGCAAATGTTCATTCACCATATAGCTACTATTGTATTAATGTGCTTTTCATGGGTTGGAAACCTAACCAGAATTGGTTCATTGGTGTTATTAGTGCATGATTGTGCAGATATTTTTCTAGAA gCTGCGAAAATGGCTAAATATGCTAACTACCAGAAATTATGTGATTGTATATTCGTCATTTTTACAGTCCTATGGATTGTCACACGTATTGGTGTTTATCCATTTTGGATAATTTATAG CACATCGATAAAGGCACCTAAAATAGTACCTATGTTCCCagcatattatattttcaattctttgctaattttattgttattccTTCACATGATCTGGACatatttaattcttaaaaTCGCATACAACGCTTTCTATGCCGGCCAA ATGGAAGGTGATATTCGTAGTAGCAGCAGTGAAGATATTTCAGATAACTCCATTGATAGTACACCACTAAATAATTCCACGAATTATGTTACCAAGCAAAATTCCAGACAGAAGGTTCACTAA